The region ATCGAGGGGTCCCAGGAAGGGTTCGTTTACTGCCTGACCTGGTCCTACTCTACAGTTGACCAGTCAAAAGCTGAACTGTACCGGCTCGCCTCCGCCTACAAGGCTTATCCGTCTTGCAGATCGCCCGGCAGACCTACCATAATCCCAGGTCCGTTGATGCTTACCTTAGGGTCTTTGACTCTGTGCTTATCTTACATCTTTACGGACTTTCTCCCAAACTGATGGCCAGCGTCCTCGGTCGTGGGGAGTCCCTAATTCATGAATACCTGGATCTTATCGCTGCACACCTCAAGGACGTTAACACCATGCGCGATCACCTTCGCAAACGAGGTGTAGAATTGCCTGCTAATATATTCAAATAGCGGTTGACTCGGTATAAATAATGCAAAGAAAAAATTATTCATAAAAAGTTTTATAAAACTGAAGCCCGGGCAATTTTCCCGGGCCGTAATTTTTTAAACTAACTGAAGTCTTCACTGGTCAGCGGGCGTAGGTGGTGGAAGGCACGCGATTCCTCAAGCAGTTCCCGCGGGGGCTTTGCATAGGTGAACCGGCGGCTGACCACCAGTCCTGTTGTCCGGCGCAGGTTTGCCAGCATCGTCGCATAGTTCCATAGCGCGGCGTTCCCGTCGATAATGGGGGCCCCGTCGCAGGATGTGATGCCGCGCCGGAAAGCGAACTCATTGAGCACCCCTTCCCCCGGGATGATTACATCCGCTCCTTCCGCAATAACCTGGCGGCAAGCCTGGAGAAACGATTCCTCAACGGCGCGCGCCGCCTGCTCGTCACCTTCCATTGCGTATTCGGTGATCGGCGGGTCCATGGAAATGATGGAAGACATCCGTTCTGAAAGACCGTATTCGTCGACGCTGTCGAGGAGGTGATCCCGTATTGGAGGGCATATGGTCACCACCCCGAACTTTTTACCCAAAGAGCAGGCAATAAGCATGGAGGTCTCCGTGATGCCGACTACCGGGATGTCCACCAGGGAACGGGCTAACCTCAGTCCTGGGTCATAGTAGCACCCAATCGCCATGGCGTCAAATCCCTCGCGTTCCGCCGCAAGAGCTGCCTCGCAGATCAGGCGCTCGCAAAGGAACTCAATATACGGGAACTGTGACGCGTCGGTGGGCGCCCTTGTACCGTAAACCCCAACCGGCATACCGTGCGGGACAACGGTTGTATCCGGGCTCAACACCTTTGCGGCGTGCTCAGAAAGGTTGCGGCGGTATTGCGGCAGCCTGCTGAGGTCTGTTATGCTCTGGTGCCAGATGCGCATTATTAAAACCCCTCTCCTTATTTTTGCGGCACTTAAAAATGTTCATATAATTAAATATAACAATAAATATTGACTGGCGCAATAGCTTTGAGACTTTCTGAGCATAAACAGGGATCACGCGCCTGGCCCGTCAAATCATTGGGTACTTTTCATGATCATAATAACCCA is a window of Peptococcaceae bacterium DNA encoding:
- a CDS encoding aspartate/glutamate racemase family protein; translation: MRIWHQSITDLSRLPQYRRNLSEHAAKVLSPDTTVVPHGMPVGVYGTRAPTDASQFPYIEFLCERLICEAALAAEREGFDAMAIGCYYDPGLRLARSLVDIPVVGITETSMLIACSLGKKFGVVTICPPIRDHLLDSVDEYGLSERMSSIISMDPPITEYAMEGDEQAARAVEESFLQACRQVIAEGADVIIPGEGVLNEFAFRRGITSCDGAPIIDGNAALWNYATMLANLRRTTGLVVSRRFTYAKPPRELLEESRAFHHLRPLTSEDFS